From Bradyrhizobium erythrophlei:
GGTTGCATCGGAGCCGGCGCGGGATAATAGGCGTTGGAGTTGCGGTACTGATCGGCCGCCGGTGCAGGCGAGCGGTAAACCTTGTGCGCTTTGTGGTGCTCGGCGGCCGCGGCGATCTGGATCGTCGACGCAGCAAGCAGTGCCGAACCGAGAATTGTCAGGATTGTTCTTTGCATCGTAAATCTCCCATGGTCAGGCTTGTTGCGCAGCGGGCGAAGCCTGCTGCCTCAGTGCCTTCGTGCCCTGAGATAACGATGGGTCACCGGGATTCTTACACCTCCGACCATCACGAAACGGCGAGCAAATTTGTTGGTCAATGGTGTTTTGCGACCAAATATTCGGCAGGCGAAGGCGCGGAAGCTCTCTCGACTTCCCCCGGCCGATCCGCTTCAATGGATGCCGGACGTATCGTTACCCCTCGAGCGAAGTCGATGAACAAGCTGGTATTTGCCATTCTGGTGATCGTGGTGCCGGTGTCTTGGCCGGCTCTGGCGCAAACCAAGATCTTGCCCAAGAGCGTGACCTCGCGCGTCGACAATTGTGCGCCGATCGGCCGGACCGCGGACGGCAAGCTGGTTTACTCGATGAAGTGCGAGAACTTGCCGGTCCCGCCGGCGCCGCCGCAGGCTGAAGTCGCGCCGGCACCCGCGCCGCCGCCCGAGCCGGAAGTGCAGCGGAGCGGGATTTTCGGCTTGTCCTATGAAAGAAAGCGGCCGGACGAATAGCCGCCGCCGCAACCAAAAACGAATTATCCCGTTGCGACAGGTGGATCGGCCTTTGCCGGCGGCTGCAAAAGGCCGTAGAATTTTGCCGGTCTGGAATGTTCCTTGCTCTCCAAACGTTTCCTTCAACGCTCTGCGTTCACCATCACGGATATCCTGAATGAGCCAACTCATCGTCCACGCCGGCGATTTCACGTTCCAGGCCCGCTTCGAGGAGCAATTGGCGCCCAAGACCTGCGCGGCCTTTCGTAAAGCCATGCCGTTCGAGAGCCAGGCCATCCATGTGCGCTGGAGCGGCGAGGGGGTCTGGATGCCGCTCGGAGATCTCGATTTCGGCGTCAGTTACGAGAACCACACCAGCTATCCCGCGCCCGGCCAGATCATCCTCTATCCCGGCGGGATCAGCGAAACCGAAATTCTGCTGGCCTATGGCGGCGTGCATTTTGCGAGCAAGATGGGACAGCTCGCCGGCAATCATTTCATCACGCTGACCTCGAACCTGGAGAATTTGGCCACATTCGGCAAGACCGTGCTGTGGAAAGGCGCGCAGAAGATTCGCTTCGAGGAAGTGTAAGTGGCCGACGCCCGATATCCCCGGGATCTCCACGGCTACGGCCGCAACCCGCCCGATCCGCACTGGCCCGGCGACGCGCGGGTCGCGGTGCAGTTCGTGGTGAACTTCGAAGAGGGCGGCGAGAACAACATCCTGCATGGCGACCGGGCGTCGGAGGCGTTCCTGTCCGACGTGCTGGGCGCGCAGCCCTGGCTCGGTCAGCGCCACGCCAATATCGAATCGATGTTCGAATATGGTTCGCGTGCGGGCTTCTGGCGGCTGTGGCGGATATTTGCCGAGCGCAAGCTGCCCGCGACGGTGTTCGGCGTCGCGACCGCGCTGAAGCGCAATCCGCAGGTGGTCGCTGCGATGAAGGAGGCCGGCTGGGACATCGCCAGCCACAGCCTGCGATGGGTCGAGCACAAGGACATGTCGGAAACGGAGGAGCGCGCCGAGATCGCGGAAGCGATCCGCATCCATAGCGAGGCCACCGGTCAGCGCCCGCTCGGCTGGTACACCGGGCGCTCGTCCATCAATACGGTGAGGCTGGTGATGGAAGCGGGCGGCTTCCTCTATTCCTGCGATTCCTATGCCGACGATCTGCCGTACTGGATCAAGGGAGCGGCGGGACCGCACCTGGTCATTCCCTACAGCCTCGACGCCAACGACATGCGCTTTGTCAATCCGCAGGGGTTCGGTGGCGGCGACGAGTTTTTCACCTATCTGAAGGACAGCTTTGACGTGCTTTACGCGGAGGGCGAGACCGCGCCGAAGATGATGTCGATCGGCCTGCATTGCCGCGTCGTCGGACGTCCCGGGCGTGCGGCTTCCCTGATGCGGTTTCTCGACTACATCCAAAAGCACGAACGGGTCTGGGTGCCGACCCGGCTGCAGATTGCGCAGCACTGGCACGCCAATCTGTCCCATCTCGCCGCCGACGCCTTCGATATCGGACCGTGAGGGCGGAAATGTCGCAAAAGACGCTCGCCGATCTCAATGCCTGCAGCAAGGACGACTTCGTCGCCGCACTCGCCAATATCTTCGAATACTCGCCGTGGATCGCCGAACAGGCCGCCTCGGCGCGGCCGTTCGCCGGCGTGACATCATTGTTCGAAGCCATGAAGGCCGCGGTTGACCGCGCCGCGCCCGAGCTTCGCCTCGCTTTGATCAAGGCGCATCCCGATCTCGCCGACAAGACCCAGCGCGCCGCCGGCCTCACCGCGGAATCCGATGCCGAACAAAACAGCGTCGGCCTCGACCGGCTGTCGGACGCCGAATACCAGGCGTTCGAGCGCGTCAACAACGCCTACCGTTCGAAGTTCGGCTTTCCCTACATCGTCTGCGTCCGACGGCACACCAGGGATTCGATCCTGCGCGACTTCGAGCGCCGCTTGCCGAACGATGTGAGGTCGGAGATGCAGCGTTCGATCGCGGAGATCTGCCGGATTGCCGCGTTGCGCCTCGACCAGCTCGTGGCGGGCGATGACCGCCTGCACGTGCAAGGGCGGCTGTCGACCCATGTGCTCGACACCCACAGCGGCAAGCCGGCGGCGGGGATCAGGATCGAACTCGTCGAACTCTCCGAGCTCGGCTTGAGCCGCGTCGTGACGCGCACGATCACGAACTCGGACGGCCGCACCGATCAGCCGCTGATCGGCGGCCGACCGGTTCCGATCGGCCGCTACGAACTGAATTTCAGCGTAGGCAGGTATTTTGCCGCCCGCCAGGTGCCGATGTCGGATCCGCCGTTCCTTGATCAAATCCCGCTGCGCTTTGCCGTGAGCGAGCCCGAAGGGCATCTGCACGTGCCGCTGCTGGTGACGCCGTGGAGCTATGCGACGTATCGGGGAAGCTGAAGCTTCTCCACGTCATTGCGAGCGAAGCGAAGCAATCCATGGCAGTGAACGGCACACTGGATTGCTTCGTCGCTACCGCCCCTCGCAATGACGGCGGCATGGGTGCCGCGTCCGCGCCGGGCCTTTTCAGCCGAACTTCTCCTGCAGCAGCGGCCAAAGCCGGTCCGGCTTGAACGGCACCGCGGTGAAGCGGATGCCGGTGGCGTCGGCGAGCGCGTTGCCGAGTGCGGCGGCCACCGGATTGTAGGGACTTTCGCTCATCGATTTCGCGCCCATCGGGCCGAGCGTGTCCGTTGTGTCGGCGAAGAACACCTCGGTGCGCGGAATGTCCGCGAATGACGGCAGGTGATAGTCGCGGAATTTGGGATTGACCACGCGGCCGCCGTCGTCGATCACCATCTCCTCGTACAGCGTGGCGCCGAGCGATTGCGCCACCCCGCCTTCGACCTGTCCGCGGCACTGCATCGGGTTGGCGACGCGCCCGGCGTCGGCGGCGTGCACGCTTTTGAGGATTTTGATCTCGCCGGTGGCCTTGTTCACGGCAACCCGAAACCCCTGCACGTTGAAGGCGACCGAGCGCGGCGTGCCCGCGGAAGTGCCGGTCGCGGAGAGAAGTTGTCCCTGCGCTCGCGCGGCTTCGGCGAGCTGGGCGTAGGACACAAGCCGCTTGCCGCAGATGGCAACATCGTTTTCGAGCGTGCAGGCCCCGGGATTGGTCTTGGTCGCAGCGGACGCAAAAACGCGCAGCACCTCGGCCAGATTTTCCGCCGCCGCCTGCGTCGCCCGTCCGGCGACGAAGGTGCCGGTAGAGCCGTAGGCGCCGGTGTCGTGGCCGCCATGCGCGGTGTCGGATTGCCTGAGGCGGATCTGATCGACGGTGGTCGCGAGCGCCGTCGCGGCGATCTGGCGGTGCACCGTCGAGGTGCCGTTGCCGAACTCGGCCGTGCCGACGGTCAGCTCGAACCCGCCGTCCTCGCGCAGCGAGATTGAGGCGTCCGCGATATGGCCGTCCGGCGGCACGGTATCGATCATGGTCAGCGCGATGCCGTCGCCGGTGAGCCAGTCGGCCGGGAGCTCGGTTTTCGGCGCGTCGGCCTGCATCGCGCGCTCGACCCAATCGAGGCACTGGTCGAGCCCGTAGGAGCCATAGAGCACGTCGGTATGCGAGGTGCCCGGAGGCGAGAGCATGGGATCGCCTGATTTGACGATATTGCGGCGGCGAATCTCGAACGGGCTGATGCCCAGGCCCCTGGCCAGTTCGTCGATCGCGGCTTCCACCGCGAACAACGTTTGCGGCAGGCCATAGCCCCGGAACGCGCCGGCGGGCACGGTGTTGGTGTAGGCGACGACGGCGTCGACCTTCTTGTTCGGGCAGTTATAGACCCCGATCGACTCGCCGCAGCCATGAAACAGCACAGGTCCCGCATGATTGCCGTAGGCGCCGGTGTTGGAGAGCACGTCGAGCTGCAGCGCCGTCAGCTTTCCGTCCTTGTCGGCGCCGGCCTTGACGGAAACGCGCATGGGATGCCGGGTCGAGGTCGCGATGAACTGCTCCTCGCGGGTGAGTTCGAGTTTGACCGGCCGTCCGGTCTTCAGCGCGGCGAGCGCCAGGACATCCTCGACGAACATTTCCTGCTTGCCGCCGAAGCCGCCGCCGACGCGTTCGCAGAACACCCGCACCTTGTCGGGCGCGAGATCGAAAATCTCCGACAGCGCCCGCCGCGTCAGGAACGGCGTCTGCGTGCTGGAGCGCACATTCAGGACACCGTCGGAATCGACCCAGGCGAGCCCGCCATGGGTTTCCAGCGCGGCGTGCTGGACCCGCTGGGTGGTGAAGGTGCCCTCGTAGCTGACGGCGGAAGCGGCGAGTGCGCGCGCGACATCGCCATACTCGCCATGCGCCTCGGCCACGATGTTGCGGCGTGAATTGGTCACCCGCTGCTCCGGCGTCTTGTCGCCGTGAAGGACCGGCGCGCCGGGCGCGATCGCCTGCGCCGGATCGACCACCGCTGGAAGCACATCGTAGTCGACCTTGAGGCGGCGGCAGCCTTCTTCGGCGGCGGCCTCCGTCTCCGCGACCACGGCGGCCACCTTCTGTCCGATGAAGCGCACGACATCGTCCAGCACGCGGGTGTCGTCCGGGTCCATCCAGGCCCTCTCGTGGCGGGCAGTGGAGAACAGTCTTTGCGGCGCGTCTTCCGGTGTCAGCACCGCGCGCACGCCAGGAACCGCCAGTGCCGCGCTCTTGTCGATCGAAATAATCCTGGCGTGGGGGTGCGGCGAGCGCAGCATCTTGATGTGCAGCAGGCCTTCGATTGACGTATCGAAGGTGTAGCGCGCTTCGCCGCGCACGATTTGCGGTCCGGCGGGCGCCGGCAGGCTGCGGCCGAATGCGGCACCGGCGGCGGCGTTCTCGATATTGGTCTTGCCGTCGAGCGCGTCTTCGATCGCGCGGTAGCCGGTACAGCGGCAGAGGTTTCCCTTCAGCGACGCGCCGAGGTCCTGCCGCTGCGCCTGGTTCAGCGACGCGCAGGTCAGGATCATGCCGGCGGTGCAGAAGCCGCATTGAAATGCCTGCGCGTCGAGAAACGCCTGCTGCATCGGATGCGTGCCGCCGTCGCCGGCGAGGCCCTCGATGGTGGTGACGGCGTGGCCCTCGGCGCGGAAGGCGGGGATCAGGCAGCTGTGCACCGGCTCGCCGTCGAGCAGCACGGTGCAGGCACCGCAGTCGCCGGCGTCGCAACCCTTCTTGACGCCGAAATGCCCGAGCTCGCGCAGGAACGTTCGCAGGCACTGCCCGGCGCGCGGGCTTTGCGAGAACTCTCTGCCGTTGATCTCGAACGTCATGGTTACAGCAAGCCCTGCAGTTCGGCGCGGATTTCCTCGGCCAGCCGCAGCGTCATGTGCTTGCGCCAGGCCGGCTTGCCGTGGACGTCGTCGTGATAGAGCGCGTCGGGAATGTGATGCAGCAGCGCCTCGCGAAGTTCTTTGGTCTGGGGGATCGCGGCAAAGCACAATTGAACGGGCCGCGTCGTCGACGCCGTCACCGTCATCGTCAGATCGCCGGCGCTGCCGATGCTGCCGATCAACAGCGCGGCCGAGCGGCCGACCGGAGTCAGCGAGATCTGGCGAAACGCCGAACGCCGCTTTAGCGCGGCCAGCGGAAGATCGATCTGCCGCAGCAGATCGCCGGACGCCAGCACGTTGCGCTGGTTGCCGATCACGAAATCGGAAACGCCGATCTTCTGCTCACCGCCGCCCGTCTTCCAGATCGTGCAGACGCCGCCAAGCGCCGATGTCAGCGAGATCATCGGCCCGGCCGGCAGTGACATGCAGAGATTGCCGCCGACGGTGGCGGTCTTCCATATCTTGAACGAGGCGAGAAAGGCGCGGCAGCATTGATTGATCAAGGGCGAGGCGAGCCAGTCCGGCGGGCAGGCCAGCGCGTCGAGCTGCGCGACCGTGCAGGTGGCGGCGATCGAGAGCCCGCTGTCGCTGATGGTCAGCGCCGGCCATTTCAAGTCGCTGAGATCGATCAGCCGGGTCAGGTGGGCCTGCGGCTCGGAGAACAGCCAGGTGCCGCCTGCGAGCCAAGCATCGCCTGCCGTCCAAACGGGCAATTGCGCCCGCGAGCTCGGGCGCGCGACTTTCTCAATCGTGTTCAGATCCATGGATAGTACAGTACTTTCAACGAGATGCAACTTTCAGTAAGAAGTCTTGCAAGACCGACGCCAACTCTTCCATGGATGGGGCTGGTCCTCGAATTGCAAGGATAGCGTTCGAGTGGCGGTGTATTTTCCGATTTCTGTTCGTGGGAGTCTGTTCTTGGGAGATGGTAGGAGCATGGAGCCAGCGCGGGCAATCTGGATTAAGGATCCCCTCGGCATCCTCGCCGATGGCGCGGAGCGCGGCATCGTCGTCCAGCAGGGGAAGATCGTCGAACTGGTGCCGAAAGGCGGCCAGCCCAGGACGCCGGCGGCGTTTTTCGAGGCCGGCGACCATGTGGTGCTGCCTGGGCTGATCAATACCCACCATCATTTCTACCAAACGCTGACGCGGGCGCTGCCGGCGGCGCTCGACCGTGAATTGTTCCCATGGCTGCAGGCGCTCTATCCGGTATGGGCGCGGCTGACGCCCGAGGCGCTCGATCTCGGCGTCACGGTGGCGATGTCGGAGCTGTTGCTGTCAGGCTGCACCACCACGACCGATCACCATTATGTGTTTCCCGTAGGGCTGGAGGACGCCGTCGATATCGAGGTCGGCGTCGCCAAGCGGCTTGGCCTGCGTGTGCTGCTGACGCGCGGCTCGATGAACCGTTCGCAGCGCGACGGCGGATTGCCGCCGGACAGCGTGGTGCAGGATGAAGACACCATTCTCGCCGACAGCGAGCGCGTGGTGGCAAAACATCACCAGCGCGGCGAAGACGCCATGGTGCAGATCGCGCTGGCGCCGTGCTCGCCGTTCTCGGTGACGACCTCGCTGATGCGCGCGACCGCTGACCTGGCCGACAGGCTCGATGTCCGCCTGCATACCCATCTCGCGGAGACCGAGGACGAGAACAGATTCTGCGAGCAGATCTACGGTTGCCGGCCGCTCGATTATCTTGAGCAATGCGGCTGGCTCAACGCGCGGACCTGGCTTGCGCATGGCATTCATTTCAACGCCGCCGAGATGAAGCGGCTTGGCAAGGCCAGGACCACCATCAGCCATTGCGCCTGCAGCAATCAGTTGCTCGCGTCGGGCAGCTGTCCGATCTGCGACATGGAGGAAGCGGGCGTCGGAATAGGGCTCGGCGTCGACGGCTCGGCCTCGAACGATGCATCCAATCTGATGCAGGAGGTGCGCGCGGCATTCCTGCTGCAGCGGGCGCGCTACGGCGTCGGCCGCGTCAGCCACAAGGACGCGCTGCGCTGGGCGACAAAGGGATCGGCGGCCTGCGTCGGCCGGCCCGAGCTCGGCGAGATTGCGGTAGGGAAGGCCGCCGATCTCGCGTTGTTCAGGCTCGACGAATTGCGTTTCTCCGGCCACGGCGATCCGCTGGCGGCGCTGGTGTTGTGTGGCGCGCATCGCGCCGACCGGGTGATGGTCGGCGGCAAATGGGTGGTCGCCGACGGCACGATCCCCGGGCTCGATGTGTCAGATCTGATCCGCCGCCACAGCGCCGCGGCGCGCGCAATGCAGGCGTAGCAAGCAGGCAGGCTGGGTTGCTTCGTCGCAAGGGCTTCTCGCCATGACGAACCAAAAATAAAGGGTCCGGGCGTTGGTGCCCGGACCCTCCGGTCTTTTCGAATGCG
This genomic window contains:
- a CDS encoding DUF3830 family protein; protein product: MSQLIVHAGDFTFQARFEEQLAPKTCAAFRKAMPFESQAIHVRWSGEGVWMPLGDLDFGVSYENHTSYPAPGQIILYPGGISETEILLAYGGVHFASKMGQLAGNHFITLTSNLENLATFGKTVLWKGAQKIRFEEV
- the puuE gene encoding allantoinase PuuE, coding for MADARYPRDLHGYGRNPPDPHWPGDARVAVQFVVNFEEGGENNILHGDRASEAFLSDVLGAQPWLGQRHANIESMFEYGSRAGFWRLWRIFAERKLPATVFGVATALKRNPQVVAAMKEAGWDIASHSLRWVEHKDMSETEERAEIAEAIRIHSEATGQRPLGWYTGRSSINTVRLVMEAGGFLYSCDSYADDLPYWIKGAAGPHLVIPYSLDANDMRFVNPQGFGGGDEFFTYLKDSFDVLYAEGETAPKMMSIGLHCRVVGRPGRAASLMRFLDYIQKHERVWVPTRLQIAQHWHANLSHLAADAFDIGP
- the uraD gene encoding 2-oxo-4-hydroxy-4-carboxy-5-ureidoimidazoline decarboxylase, encoding MSQKTLADLNACSKDDFVAALANIFEYSPWIAEQAASARPFAGVTSLFEAMKAAVDRAAPELRLALIKAHPDLADKTQRAAGLTAESDAEQNSVGLDRLSDAEYQAFERVNNAYRSKFGFPYIVCVRRHTRDSILRDFERRLPNDVRSEMQRSIAEICRIAALRLDQLVAGDDRLHVQGRLSTHVLDTHSGKPAAGIRIELVELSELGLSRVVTRTITNSDGRTDQPLIGGRPVPIGRYELNFSVGRYFAARQVPMSDPPFLDQIPLRFAVSEPEGHLHVPLLVTPWSYATYRGS
- a CDS encoding molybdopterin-dependent oxidoreductase; translation: MTFEINGREFSQSPRAGQCLRTFLRELGHFGVKKGCDAGDCGACTVLLDGEPVHSCLIPAFRAEGHAVTTIEGLAGDGGTHPMQQAFLDAQAFQCGFCTAGMILTCASLNQAQRQDLGASLKGNLCRCTGYRAIEDALDGKTNIENAAAGAAFGRSLPAPAGPQIVRGEARYTFDTSIEGLLHIKMLRSPHPHARIISIDKSAALAVPGVRAVLTPEDAPQRLFSTARHERAWMDPDDTRVLDDVVRFIGQKVAAVVAETEAAAEEGCRRLKVDYDVLPAVVDPAQAIAPGAPVLHGDKTPEQRVTNSRRNIVAEAHGEYGDVARALAASAVSYEGTFTTQRVQHAALETHGGLAWVDSDGVLNVRSSTQTPFLTRRALSEIFDLAPDKVRVFCERVGGGFGGKQEMFVEDVLALAALKTGRPVKLELTREEQFIATSTRHPMRVSVKAGADKDGKLTALQLDVLSNTGAYGNHAGPVLFHGCGESIGVYNCPNKKVDAVVAYTNTVPAGAFRGYGLPQTLFAVEAAIDELARGLGISPFEIRRRNIVKSGDPMLSPPGTSHTDVLYGSYGLDQCLDWVERAMQADAPKTELPADWLTGDGIALTMIDTVPPDGHIADASISLREDGGFELTVGTAEFGNGTSTVHRQIAATALATTVDQIRLRQSDTAHGGHDTGAYGSTGTFVAGRATQAAAENLAEVLRVFASAATKTNPGACTLENDVAICGKRLVSYAQLAEAARAQGQLLSATGTSAGTPRSVAFNVQGFRVAVNKATGEIKILKSVHAADAGRVANPMQCRGQVEGGVAQSLGATLYEEMVIDDGGRVVNPKFRDYHLPSFADIPRTEVFFADTTDTLGPMGAKSMSESPYNPVAAALGNALADATGIRFTAVPFKPDRLWPLLQEKFG
- a CDS encoding FAD binding domain-containing protein, coding for MDLNTIEKVARPSSRAQLPVWTAGDAWLAGGTWLFSEPQAHLTRLIDLSDLKWPALTISDSGLSIAATCTVAQLDALACPPDWLASPLINQCCRAFLASFKIWKTATVGGNLCMSLPAGPMISLTSALGGVCTIWKTGGGEQKIGVSDFVIGNQRNVLASGDLLRQIDLPLAALKRRSAFRQISLTPVGRSAALLIGSIGSAGDLTMTVTASTTRPVQLCFAAIPQTKELREALLHHIPDALYHDDVHGKPAWRKHMTLRLAEEIRAELQGLL
- a CDS encoding 8-oxoguanine deaminase, with product MEPARAIWIKDPLGILADGAERGIVVQQGKIVELVPKGGQPRTPAAFFEAGDHVVLPGLINTHHHFYQTLTRALPAALDRELFPWLQALYPVWARLTPEALDLGVTVAMSELLLSGCTTTTDHHYVFPVGLEDAVDIEVGVAKRLGLRVLLTRGSMNRSQRDGGLPPDSVVQDEDTILADSERVVAKHHQRGEDAMVQIALAPCSPFSVTTSLMRATADLADRLDVRLHTHLAETEDENRFCEQIYGCRPLDYLEQCGWLNARTWLAHGIHFNAAEMKRLGKARTTISHCACSNQLLASGSCPICDMEEAGVGIGLGVDGSASNDASNLMQEVRAAFLLQRARYGVGRVSHKDALRWATKGSAACVGRPELGEIAVGKAADLALFRLDELRFSGHGDPLAALVLCGAHRADRVMVGGKWVVADGTIPGLDVSDLIRRHSAAARAMQA